One region of Pleuronectes platessa chromosome 18, fPlePla1.1, whole genome shotgun sequence genomic DNA includes:
- the LOC128461683 gene encoding zinc finger protein 33B, whose product MEMLKIEQVIVGGEKKSTQAEIKPGPVVPPLQTYQHESLQCFQCFITFSDFKTKERHMRKSHRDVYKMQLQQSNTLFTCYKCDKSFSSSEELSLHQTSHDTGEKPFLCTYCQNTFYTFTELNKHKRRECIERRCPCSDCGALFPSPSRLRNHRVSVHPQSPAMADDVNTYQCCKCGHGFQTEEKLLQHQEKFANDLNCDTKVQGKKRGRKLRDTTQGADGKKIKQDQEADDSPTEGCYSNELQPELKIPCPEANCDLIFPSVAALRAHRKEGHGPPLRKTQEGTECDEITLNHT is encoded by the exons ATGGAAATGTTGAAGATCGAGCAGGTTATCGTTGGGGGCGAGAAGAAGTCCACTCAGGCGGAGATCAAGCCGGGGCCCGTGGTCCCTCCACTGCAGACCT ATCAGCATGAGAGCCTGCAGTGTTTCCAGTGCTTCATCACCTTCTCAGACTTCAAAACCAaggagagacacatgaggaagagCCACCGGGACGTGTACaagatgcagctgcagcag TCCAATACGCTCTTTACTTGTTACAAGTGTGACaagtccttctcctcctctgaggaGCTCAGCCTGCACCAGACTTCCCACGACACAGGAGAGAAGCCCTTCCTCTGCACTTACTGTCAGAATACCTTCTATACTTTCACTGAG ctgaacaaacacaaacgaCGCGAATGCATAGAGCGACGGTGTCCCTGCAGCGACTGTGGCGCCTTGTTCCCTAGTCCTTCTCGACTTCGCAACCATCGCGTTTCTGTGCACCCCCAGAGCCCAGCGATGGCTGATGACGTCAACACCTACCAGTGCTGTAAATGTGGTCATGGTTTCCAGACAGAAGAAAAGCTCTTGCAGCACCAGGAGAAATTTGCTAATGATCTAAACTGTGACACTAAGGTGCAAGGTAAAAAACGTGGCCGTAAACTCAGGGACACAACTCAAGGAGCCGACGGCAAGAAGATCAAACAAGATCAGGAAGCAGATGACTCTCCGACAGAGGGGTGCTACTCCAACGAGCTGCAACCAGAGCTCAAGATCCCTTGTCCCGAGGCAAATTGTGACCTCATATTCCCTTCTGTTGCAGCCCTGAGGGCACACAGGAAGGAGGGCCATGGGCCTCCTCTTCGCAAGACTCAAGAAGGAACAGAGTGTGACGAGATTACACTCAACCACACATGA
- the ndufv1 gene encoding NADH dehydrogenase [ubiquinone] flavoprotein 1, mitochondrial, producing MLSLSRAVVSGVVRSPAAVSQAGVTAITRFNSTAQTAPKKTTFGPLADEDRIFTNLYGRHDWRLNGALKRGDWYKTKEILLNGVDWILNEIKVSGLRGRGGAGFPTGMKWSFMNKPSDGRPKYLVVNADEGEPGTCKDREIMRHDPHKLVEGCLIAGKAMGARAAYIYIRGEFYNESSNLQVAINEAYAAGLIGKNSCGSGYDFDVFVMRGAGAYICGEETALIESLEGKQGKPRLKPPFPADVGAFGCPTTVANVETVSVAPTICRRGGSWFLGFGRERNSGTKLFNISGHVNTPCTVEEEMSIPLKELIERHAGGVRGGWDNLLAVIPGGSSTPLIPKSVCEDVLMDFDGLVQAQTGLGTAALIVMDKSTDIIRAIARLIEFYKHESCGQCTPCREGVDWMNDMMWRFVRGDARQAEIDMIWEISKQIEGHTICALGDGAAWPVQGLIRHFRPVMENRISEYQQQARA from the exons ATGTTGTCCCTCTCTCGAGCTGTGGTGAGCGGGGTGGTCCGATCCccagctgctgtcagtcaaGCTGGAGTGACTGCCATCACCCGGTTCAACAGCACAGCACAG ACTGctccaaagaaaacaacatttggCCCGCTTGCTGATGAGGACAGAATTTTCACAAACCTGTATGGCCGTCACGACTGGAG GCTGAACGGGGCTTTGAAGCGCGGCGACTGGTACAAAACTAAGGAGATTCTTCTCAACGGAGTCGACTGGATCCTCAATGAGATCAAGGTCTCCGGCCTGCGTGGGAGAGGTGGAGCCGGTTTCCCTACAGGCATGAAATGGAGCTTCATGAACAAACCCAGCGATGGCAG GCCCAAGTATCTGGTGGTGAACGCGGATGAGGGTGAGCCTGGCACCTGTAAGGACAGAGAGATCATGAGGCACGACCCAcacaagctggtggagggcTGTCTGATCGCTGGAAAGGCCATGGGAGCGCGTGCTGCTTATATTTATATTAGAGGAGAGTTCTACAACGAGTCATCCAACCTGCAG GTGGCTATCAATGAGGCCTATGCCGCTGGGCTGATTGGAAAGAATTCCTGCGGCTCTGGTTATGACTTCGATGTGTTTGTGATGCGTGGAGCTGGAGCGTATATCTGCGGAGAGGAGACCGCTCTTATTGAGTCCCTGGAGGGAAAGCAAGGGAAGCCCCGCCTGAAGCCCCCATTTCCTGCTGACGTGG GGGCGTTTGGTTGCCCTACAACTGTCGCCAATGTGGAGACGGTATCCGTTGCACCCACCATCTGTCGCCGTGGAGGCTCTTGGTTTCTAGGCtttggcagagagagaaactctgGCACCAAGCTCTTCAACATCTCAGGCCATGTAAACACCCCCTGcactgtggaggaggagatgtccATCCCTCTGAAAGAGCTCATCGAGAGGCATGCAG GTGGAGTGCGTGGTGGATGGGACAACCTTTTGGCTGTTATCCCCGGGGGATCCTCAACTCCCCTCATCCCCAAAAGCGTGTGTGAAGATGTGCTGATGGACTTCGACGGCCTCGTTCAAGCTCAGACTGGGCTCGGCACAGCTGCCTTAATCGTCATGGACAAATCG ACTGACATTATCCGAGCCATTGCCCGCCTGATTGAGTTCTACAAACATGAGAGCTGCGGCCAGTGCACGCCATGCAGAGAAG GAGTGGACTGGATGAACGATATGATGTGGCGTTTTGTGCGTGGAGATGCACGGCAGGCGGAGATCGACATGATTTGGGAGATCAGTAAGCAGATTGAGGGTCACACCATCTGTGCCCTGGGAGATGGTGCGGCATGGCCAGTGCAG GGATTGATCAGACACTTCAGGCCTGTCATGGAAAACCGTATTTCTGAATACCAGCAGCAGGCCAGGGCTTGA